From one Humulus lupulus chromosome 8, drHumLupu1.1, whole genome shotgun sequence genomic stretch:
- the LOC133796949 gene encoding low molecular weight phosphotyrosine protein phosphatase-like isoform X1, which produces MAASTETDTKPFSVLFVCLGNICRSPAAEGVFTDLVKKRGLDSKFKIDSAGTINYHEGNPADPRMRASSKSRGIVITSLSRPIRSSDFVDFDLSLAMDNQNRGGNLETLCLRMLIRRWNNKYTGRNECYSTTCFCFISLVYPHRENIVGNSQITPVSSSPSLKILFLSNHILPNGTFYRSSKYI; this is translated from the exons ATGGCGGCTTCCACAGAAACAGACACCAAACCCTTCTCCGTTCTCTTTGTGTGTTTGGGCAACATTTGTCGAAGCCCAGCTGCCGAAGGGGTCTTCACCGATTTGGTCAAGAAAAGGGGTTTGGATTCCAAGTTCAAGATTGACTCAGCCGGAACCATTAATTATCACGAGGGTAACCCAGCAGACCCAAGAATGAGGGCATCCTCAAAAAGTCGTGGGATTGTGATAACTTCATTGTCAAGGCCAATCCGCTCCTCCGATTTTGTAGACTTTGATTTGAGTCTCGCCATGGATAACCAGAATAGAG GTGGAAATTTAGAGACACTTTGCCTGAGGATGCTCATAAGAAG ATGGAATAACAAATATACTGGTAGAAATGAATGTTATAGCACCACATGCTTTTGTTTCATAAGTTTGGTTTACCCACATCGTGAAAATATTGTGGGTAACTCCCAGATAACTCCCGTGTCCTCTTCTCCttcattgaaaattttatttcttTCTAATCATATACTGCCTAATGGTACTTTTTATAGAAGTTCCAagtacatatga
- the LOC133796949 gene encoding low molecular weight phosphotyrosine protein phosphatase-like isoform X3, producing the protein MAASTETDTKPFSVLFVCLGNICRSPAAEGVFTDLVKKRGLDSKFKIDSAGTINYHEGNPADPRMRASSKSRGIVITSLSRPIRSSDFVDFDLSLAMDNQNRGGNLETLCLRMLIRRFWIYLKMLVNHCLIAYWQRKKTSRKKENEIKCQLVTSLALVPSL; encoded by the exons ATGGCGGCTTCCACAGAAACAGACACCAAACCCTTCTCCGTTCTCTTTGTGTGTTTGGGCAACATTTGTCGAAGCCCAGCTGCCGAAGGGGTCTTCACCGATTTGGTCAAGAAAAGGGGTTTGGATTCCAAGTTCAAGATTGACTCAGCCGGAACCATTAATTATCACGAGGGTAACCCAGCAGACCCAAGAATGAGGGCATCCTCAAAAAGTCGTGGGATTGTGATAACTTCATTGTCAAGGCCAATCCGCTCCTCCGATTTTGTAGACTTTGATTTGAGTCTCGCCATGGATAACCAGAATAGAG GTGGAAATTTAGAGACACTTTGCCTGAGGATGCTCATAAGAAG GTTTTGGATTTACTTGAAGATGCTTGTGAATCATTGCTTGATAGCATATTGGCAGAGAAAAAAAACATCTAGGAAGAAAGAAAATGAGATAAAATGCCAATTGGTCACCAGTCTGGCTTTGGTTCCTTCTCTGTGA
- the LOC133796949 gene encoding low molecular weight phosphotyrosine protein phosphatase-like isoform X4: MAASTETDTKPFSVLFVCLGNICRSPAAEGVFTDLVKKRGLDSKFKIDSAGTINYHEGNPADPRMRASSKSRGIVITSLSRPIRSSDFVDFDLSLAMDNQNRGGNLETLCLRMLIRRWNNKYTGRNECYSTTCFCFISLVYPHRENIVELWCILGERRSRV, encoded by the exons ATGGCGGCTTCCACAGAAACAGACACCAAACCCTTCTCCGTTCTCTTTGTGTGTTTGGGCAACATTTGTCGAAGCCCAGCTGCCGAAGGGGTCTTCACCGATTTGGTCAAGAAAAGGGGTTTGGATTCCAAGTTCAAGATTGACTCAGCCGGAACCATTAATTATCACGAGGGTAACCCAGCAGACCCAAGAATGAGGGCATCCTCAAAAAGTCGTGGGATTGTGATAACTTCATTGTCAAGGCCAATCCGCTCCTCCGATTTTGTAGACTTTGATTTGAGTCTCGCCATGGATAACCAGAATAGAG GTGGAAATTTAGAGACACTTTGCCTGAGGATGCTCATAAGAAG ATGGAATAACAAATATACTGGTAGAAATGAATGTTATAGCACCACATGCTTTTGTTTCATAAGTTTGGTTTACCCACATCGTGAAAATATTGTGG AATTATGGTGCATTCTTGGAGAAAGACGGAGCAGGGTTTAG
- the LOC133796949 gene encoding low molecular weight phosphotyrosine protein phosphatase-like isoform X2, which yields MAASTETDTKPFSVLFVCLGNICRSPAAEGVFTDLVKKRGLDSKFKIDSAGTINYHEGNPADPRMRASSKSRGIVITSLSRPIRSSDFVDFDLSLAMDNQNRGGNLETLCLRMLIRRWNNKYTGRNECYSTTCFCFISLVYPHRENINYGAFLEKDGAGFRGQVKLTGF from the exons ATGGCGGCTTCCACAGAAACAGACACCAAACCCTTCTCCGTTCTCTTTGTGTGTTTGGGCAACATTTGTCGAAGCCCAGCTGCCGAAGGGGTCTTCACCGATTTGGTCAAGAAAAGGGGTTTGGATTCCAAGTTCAAGATTGACTCAGCCGGAACCATTAATTATCACGAGGGTAACCCAGCAGACCCAAGAATGAGGGCATCCTCAAAAAGTCGTGGGATTGTGATAACTTCATTGTCAAGGCCAATCCGCTCCTCCGATTTTGTAGACTTTGATTTGAGTCTCGCCATGGATAACCAGAATAGAG GTGGAAATTTAGAGACACTTTGCCTGAGGATGCTCATAAGAAG ATGGAATAACAAATATACTGGTAGAAATGAATGTTATAGCACCACATGCTTTTGTTTCATAAGTTTGGTTTACCCACATCGTGAAAATATT AATTATGGTGCATTCTTGGAGAAAGACGGAGCAGGGTTTAGAGGGCAAGTTAAACTTACTGGATTTTAA
- the LOC133796949 gene encoding low molecular weight phosphotyrosine protein phosphatase-like isoform X5 produces the protein MAASTETDTKPFSVLFVCLGNICRSPAAEGVFTDLVKKRGLDSKFKIDSAGTINYHEGNPADPRMRASSKSRGIVITSLSRPIRSSDFVDFDLSLAMDNQNRGGNLETLCLRMLIRRIMVHSWRKTEQGLEGKLNLLDFKVDFALFNMVLGWA, from the exons ATGGCGGCTTCCACAGAAACAGACACCAAACCCTTCTCCGTTCTCTTTGTGTGTTTGGGCAACATTTGTCGAAGCCCAGCTGCCGAAGGGGTCTTCACCGATTTGGTCAAGAAAAGGGGTTTGGATTCCAAGTTCAAGATTGACTCAGCCGGAACCATTAATTATCACGAGGGTAACCCAGCAGACCCAAGAATGAGGGCATCCTCAAAAAGTCGTGGGATTGTGATAACTTCATTGTCAAGGCCAATCCGCTCCTCCGATTTTGTAGACTTTGATTTGAGTCTCGCCATGGATAACCAGAATAGAG GTGGAAATTTAGAGACACTTTGCCTGAGGATGCTCATAAGAAG AATTATGGTGCATTCTTGGAGAAAGACGGAGCAGGGTTTAGAGGGCAAGTTAAACTTACTGGATTTTAAAGTGGATTTCGCATTGTTTAACATGGTTCTAGGTTGGGCT
- the LOC133796949 gene encoding uncharacterized protein LOC133796949 isoform X6 — MAASTETDTKPFSVLFVCLGNICRSPAAEGVFTDLVKKRGLDSKFKIDSAGTINYHEGNPADPRMRASSKSRGIVITSLSRPIRSSDFVDFDLSLAMDNQNRDDIIEAFNRWKFRDTLPEDAHKKVLDLLEDACESLLDSILAEKKNI, encoded by the exons ATGGCGGCTTCCACAGAAACAGACACCAAACCCTTCTCCGTTCTCTTTGTGTGTTTGGGCAACATTTGTCGAAGCCCAGCTGCCGAAGGGGTCTTCACCGATTTGGTCAAGAAAAGGGGTTTGGATTCCAAGTTCAAGATTGACTCAGCCGGAACCATTAATTATCACGAGGGTAACCCAGCAGACCCAAGAATGAGGGCATCCTCAAAAAGTCGTGGGATTGTGATAACTTCATTGTCAAGGCCAATCCGCTCCTCCGATTTTGTAGACTTTGATTTGAGTCTCGCCATGGATAACCAGAATAGAG ATGATATTATTGAAGCTTTTAATAGGTGGAAATTTAGAGACACTTTGCCTGAGGATGCTCATAAGAAG GTTTTGGATTTACTTGAAGATGCTTGTGAATCATTGCTTGATAGCATATTGGCAGAGAAAAAAAACATCTAG
- the LOC133796949 gene encoding low molecular weight phosphotyrosine protein phosphatase-like isoform X7: protein MAASTETDTKPFSVLFVCLGNICRSPAAEGVFTDLVKKRGLDSKFKIDSAGTINYHEGNPADPRMRASSKSRGIVITSLSRPIRSSDFVDFDLSLAMDNQNRDDIIEAFNRWKFRDTLPEDAHKKNYGAFLEKDGAGFRGQVKLTGF, encoded by the exons ATGGCGGCTTCCACAGAAACAGACACCAAACCCTTCTCCGTTCTCTTTGTGTGTTTGGGCAACATTTGTCGAAGCCCAGCTGCCGAAGGGGTCTTCACCGATTTGGTCAAGAAAAGGGGTTTGGATTCCAAGTTCAAGATTGACTCAGCCGGAACCATTAATTATCACGAGGGTAACCCAGCAGACCCAAGAATGAGGGCATCCTCAAAAAGTCGTGGGATTGTGATAACTTCATTGTCAAGGCCAATCCGCTCCTCCGATTTTGTAGACTTTGATTTGAGTCTCGCCATGGATAACCAGAATAGAG ATGATATTATTGAAGCTTTTAATAGGTGGAAATTTAGAGACACTTTGCCTGAGGATGCTCATAAGAAG AATTATGGTGCATTCTTGGAGAAAGACGGAGCAGGGTTTAGAGGGCAAGTTAAACTTACTGGATTTTAA
- the LOC133796949 gene encoding low molecular weight phosphotyrosine protein phosphatase-like isoform X8 has translation MAASTETDTKPFSVLFVCLGNICRSPAAEGVFTDLVKKRGLDSKFKIDSAGTINYHEGNPADPRMRASSKSRGIVITSLSRPIRSSDFVDFDLSLAMDNQNRDDIIEAFNRWKFRDTLPEDAHKKME, from the exons ATGGCGGCTTCCACAGAAACAGACACCAAACCCTTCTCCGTTCTCTTTGTGTGTTTGGGCAACATTTGTCGAAGCCCAGCTGCCGAAGGGGTCTTCACCGATTTGGTCAAGAAAAGGGGTTTGGATTCCAAGTTCAAGATTGACTCAGCCGGAACCATTAATTATCACGAGGGTAACCCAGCAGACCCAAGAATGAGGGCATCCTCAAAAAGTCGTGGGATTGTGATAACTTCATTGTCAAGGCCAATCCGCTCCTCCGATTTTGTAGACTTTGATTTGAGTCTCGCCATGGATAACCAGAATAGAG ATGATATTATTGAAGCTTTTAATAGGTGGAAATTTAGAGACACTTTGCCTGAGGATGCTCATAAGAAG ATGGAATAA